GCAAAAGTACTAAAAAAAAACTCAGAACCAACGAGCGATCATCAGAAGGTCACCAAAAATGAGCCGCCGATGGTAAAGTAGTGCACATCCTTTTTCTTCTTGAACTGATAGGGATCGAGGTTTGTGCCTGCTGCATGATAAACCGATTCAAGATTGGGGGTGGCAAGCTTCATAAAGCGATAGGGGTCGTAAGTCAGCGTGAACTCCTTGCGAGAGTAATCATAGTCAACATATACTCTCCACGAGAAGTTTGATTTGTACTTATAGGTCAGCGACAGACCTGTGCCATAATTGGTTGAATTATTGCCGCCCATTGTCAGATAGTCCCATTCCTGTTCGTAATCCTTGTTTGCCGACTCAAATTTCTGAACAAACAGCATAGGGCCGTTCTCAACATCCAGTGGCACTGTAGTACCTTCAATAGGAACTCCCAAAGAAATACCGGTAGGCTCCGGAAGTCCTTCAGCCAGTGTCATCAGATATCCCACGTTTTTGACATCGCCTTTATAGACAGCATTGATATCCAGTTCCTGAGTCATCGTTCTACCAATCAGCAGTTTACTGCCCAGAGCGAACCTTTCACCTAAAGGTACATTGAAATACAATCCCACACTGGCCGAGAATTCTGTCAGGTGGTCGCTCTCCACAGTATATTCCTCGTCAGTACAAACATTTTGCAGTTCTTTCTTAATATCATCAGTCGGTATGAGAGAATAGCTGTCTATCACATTCAAGATCTCATTGCTAATCTTCACCCGGTCTTCTCGTGCACGACCGATGAAGTCGCTCCACGACTTAGCGGTCATGGCACGCACACGCAAACGTCCGCCCACACCCACATATTTATTGAAGAAATAAGCGCCCTCGGCATCCACCACAGAAGCGGTATGGAAATCTACGCCGAAATTAATGCCGTCGCTAAAATCTTCAGCATCCTCTGCATAGGTGATATCCTCGACTCCGAAATTCAAACTCTTCAGTCCGAAGCCCATACCCATGCCAATACTGAAGAAGGAAGGTTTATCACTGAACCTTTCATGGTCGTTGCGCAGCAATCCTCTGTCCTTGAACAGTGCGTCGCCAACAAAATAGCCCAACTCTGTTGACATGATACCGATACCGGCACCTGACAGCACATCACTGATCCAGTGACGGTTGTTCAGAATACGCATCACGCCTGTTGCCGTTGCAACGCTATAGCCAGCTACCGAATACCACGGTGAACGGGTCAGTCCATATTCTTTATGCAGAATAGTAGCGCCCACAAACGAGGTGGCCGTATGTCCTGAAGGCCATGAGTTGCGCGTACTTCCATCGGGGCGCATCTCGCTGGCGGTGTATTTGATGCCATTCACAAAAGCAGCCATGAAAGCATACGATGCCAGCGAACTGGTAACCAGTCGCGGCCAGTCGCTACGACCTTCCACGCCGCCCACTTTCAATCCAACCGTCATCAACGGTCCGAAGAACTGGGTGTAGTCATCTATGCGCGTTTTGAAATTCGTCATCAGACTGGCTTTGGTCCGGGAGTCTTGCTTAAAATTGTTTTTCTCTCCCTTGATAACAACACCGGCCAAGAACACCGGCACACCCACAAAGGTCACATCATCAAGAAAGCTATAAGGCTTCACGCCTGGATTGGTTTTCGACTTGAAGAAATCGAAATCCATCTTTGCTTCGGGCCTTGCCGAAACAGACTGAGAGGGTAAGTCAAAAGTACGCTGCTCATAATAAGTAAGAGGCTGATGGATAGCGTAGTTCAGTTCAGGTTTCATTTCGGGAACCTCCAGCTTCATGGCGTCCATGTTGCGCCAACTGTCGGCAGTAGCAATGGCCGACACTATAACGCCTACCAATGCAAGAAATAATCTCTTTTTCATTTTAGCAGATATTTTCAGGTTACTATCTGGGCACAAAGTTACTAAAAATATTTAAATTGGCCGTAACACGCTACTCTTTTTTTGTACCTTTGCACCCAAATTAAAAAAATATGAAACTATATTCCGACGAAGAACTTGCAGAAATTCTCGACAAACCGGTATTTCATCTTATTGGCGAATCGGCCGACCACCTGGGCCTTGAATGCTATGTGGTAGGCGGTTTTGTACGCGATATTTTCCTGGAGCGTCCCAGCAACGACATCGATGTGGTTGTTGTGGGCAGCGGTATCGAACTAGCCAAGGAAGTGAAGCGCCGTCTGGGCAGAAAGGCCCACCTCAGCGTGTTCAAGAACTTCGGAACAGCACAAGTGAAGTTAAGTGGAGAGTCTTTTTCAAGTGTAGAGTGTAGAGTGGATAGTGGAGAGTTTGCTACCGCTCCGCAGGACAGTTCAAGGAATAGTGAAGAGTTAAAAACGAAGAGTGAAAAAACTGCAGCGGTAGCCGCTCGGCCTTTGGACGCTTGCACGGCAAGAAACTCTACACTCTCCACTCTCCACTCTACACTCCCTTCTGCAGCGGTAGCAAACTCTCCACTCTCCACTCTACACTCTACACTAAAAGAGCTCGAGTTCGTCGGTGCCCGTCGTGAAAGCTATAGTCATGATTCGCGAAAGCCTATTGTGGAGGACGGCACTCTGGAGGATGACCAGAACCGTCGCGACTTCACCATCAACGCTATGGCTATCTGTCTAAACAAGAACCGTTTCGGCGAACTTGTCGATCCCTTCAACGGACTGGCCGACCTTGAGGATGGCATCATCGCTACACCACTCGAACCTGGCATCACCTTCAGCGACGACCCACTGCGCATGATGCGCTGCATCCGTTTTGCCACCCAACTGAATTTCCAGATAGAAGACGAGACTTTCGAAGCCCTGCAGCGCATGGCCGACCGCATCAAGATTGTAAGCGGCGAGCGCATCGAAGTGGAACTGAACAAAATCATCATGGCCCCCCACCCCAGTATCGGCTTTGAATACTTGCAACGCTCCGGACTGTTACAGATCATTCTGCCCGAGCTGTCGGCACTCGACATTGTAGAACAGAAAAACGGACGCGCTCACAAAAACAACTTCTACCACACACTGGAAGTGCTGGAGAACGTTGTTTCAAATGAAGAATTAAGAATGAAGAATGAAGAATTTGCTACCGCTCCGCAGGACAACTCACAGGAAAGTCTCAATGGAAAAAATGCAGCGGTAGCAAATTCTTCATTCTTCATTCTTAATTCTTCACTTGAAAAAGACTCTACACTTTATCTCCGCTGGGCCGCCCTACTCCATGACATTGGAAAGACCAAGACCAAGCGTTGGGACCCTGCCATCGGCTGGACTTTCCACAATCATAACTATGTGGGTGCCAAGATGGTAGCTCAGATATTCCGTAGGCTGAAACTGCCTTTGGGAGCAGAGATGAGGTATGTGCAGAAACTGGTAGATATGCACATGCGTCCACAGGTTATTGCCGACAACGAAGTGACCGATTCGGCCGTACGCCGACTGCTGAACGATGCCGGCGACGACATCGACGACCTGATGTGCCTCTGCGAAGCCGACATCACTTCAAAGAACGAGGTAAAGAAAAAGATGTTTCTCGAAAATTTCCGAATGGTGCGCGAGAAACTTACCGACCTGAAGGAAAAAGACTACAAGCGTTTGTTACAGCCAGTTATCGACGGCAACGAAATCATGGAACTGTTCCATCTGAAACCTTCACGCGAAGTGGGCACTTTGAAACAAACACTCAAAGATGCCGTACTCGACAACAAGGTTGAGAACGAACGCGAACCCCTCATGCAGCTTCTCATGCAAAAAGCCCGTGAAATGGGGCTTGTGCAATAACACTTTTTCTATATTCCAATTGTTATTCAATTGCATTGCAATTATTATTCAGTTGCAACGCAATTACCATTCAGTTGTAATACAATTGTTATTCAGTTGCAATACAATTGTTATTCAGTTGCAGTGCAATTGAATAACAGTTGCGATATAGCATAATTATCATTACAAAATAGCTGCTTTTTTGTTCTTTTTGCTTATTCATAATAATACAAGAATATGCAAAAATACCAACATTTTTATAATAAATTCTACATTTTTGTTTCAAATTCCAATCAAAAAGTGCGTTTTTTTGCCGTTTTTTCAGATAATTATCAAGAAAAGCGTAAAAAAATGCAAAATATTAGCAACATTTTTTGTGTCAATAAAATAGTATGTTTAATTTTGCAAACCGAAAGAAAAAGGCAAACAATATTTACTATTTGTTCGTTGATATACGGAAACGGTTAGCGATTCGTCAAAAAAGACTTCAGCACTCGCTCCAAATCTCACGGACAACCATTTAGGATAACAAGAAATAGAACACCTTATATTATTAATTATAATTACACAAAAACAAGAGAGAGAGTTTATGGAAAAAAGACTATCAATGCTTTTGGTAAGTCTCTTCCTTTTAGTAGGAGGAGCACTAGCCCAAACAAGAGTCAATGGTACCGTAGTGTCTCAAGAAGACGGCCAAGCTGTGATTGGAGCATCCGTCTTTATTATTGGCACCAATCTAGGTACAGTCACTGACGCTAATGGTAAGTTCACCATTGTTCTGCCAAATGACAAGAACAAGATTCGTGTATCTTACGTTGGCATGGTAACCCAAACCTTAACGGCTAAAAACGGAATTACCGTACGCCTTGCCTCAGACGCCACTTCACTGGATGAAGTTGTGGTAACTGCTTTAGGTATTACACGTCAGGAGCGCACGCTTGGTTATGCAGCTACCACGCTGAAAACCGATGACTTAACCGAAGCGCACAACACCAACGTGACAAATGCTCTGGCTGGTAAGGTAGCCG
The sequence above is a segment of the Prevotella sp. E9-3 genome. Coding sequences within it:
- a CDS encoding CCA tRNA nucleotidyltransferase; translation: MKLYSDEELAEILDKPVFHLIGESADHLGLECYVVGGFVRDIFLERPSNDIDVVVVGSGIELAKEVKRRLGRKAHLSVFKNFGTAQVKLSGESFSSVECRVDSGEFATAPQDSSRNSEELKTKSEKTAAVAARPLDACTARNSTLSTLHSTLPSAAVANSPLSTLHSTLKELEFVGARRESYSHDSRKPIVEDGTLEDDQNRRDFTINAMAICLNKNRFGELVDPFNGLADLEDGIIATPLEPGITFSDDPLRMMRCIRFATQLNFQIEDETFEALQRMADRIKIVSGERIEVELNKIIMAPHPSIGFEYLQRSGLLQIILPELSALDIVEQKNGRAHKNNFYHTLEVLENVVSNEELRMKNEEFATAPQDNSQESLNGKNAAVANSSFFILNSSLEKDSTLYLRWAALLHDIGKTKTKRWDPAIGWTFHNHNYVGAKMVAQIFRRLKLPLGAEMRYVQKLVDMHMRPQVIADNEVTDSAVRRLLNDAGDDIDDLMCLCEADITSKNEVKKKMFLENFRMVREKLTDLKEKDYKRLLQPVIDGNEIMELFHLKPSREVGTLKQTLKDAVLDNKVENEREPLMQLLMQKAREMGLVQ
- a CDS encoding phosphatase PAP2 family protein; translation: MKKRLFLALVGVIVSAIATADSWRNMDAMKLEVPEMKPELNYAIHQPLTYYEQRTFDLPSQSVSARPEAKMDFDFFKSKTNPGVKPYSFLDDVTFVGVPVFLAGVVIKGEKNNFKQDSRTKASLMTNFKTRIDDYTQFFGPLMTVGLKVGGVEGRSDWPRLVTSSLASYAFMAAFVNGIKYTASEMRPDGSTRNSWPSGHTATSFVGATILHKEYGLTRSPWYSVAGYSVATATGVMRILNNRHWISDVLSGAGIGIMSTELGYFVGDALFKDRGLLRNDHERFSDKPSFFSIGMGMGFGLKSLNFGVEDITYAEDAEDFSDGINFGVDFHTASVVDAEGAYFFNKYVGVGGRLRVRAMTAKSWSDFIGRAREDRVKISNEILNVIDSYSLIPTDDIKKELQNVCTDEEYTVESDHLTEFSASVGLYFNVPLGERFALGSKLLIGRTMTQELDINAVYKGDVKNVGYLMTLAEGLPEPTGISLGVPIEGTTVPLDVENGPMLFVQKFESANKDYEQEWDYLTMGGNNSTNYGTGLSLTYKYKSNFSWRVYVDYDYSRKEFTLTYDPYRFMKLATPNLESVYHAAGTNLDPYQFKKKKDVHYFTIGGSFLVTF